The Arachis hypogaea cultivar Tifrunner chromosome 14, arahy.Tifrunner.gnm2.J5K5, whole genome shotgun sequence genome has a segment encoding these proteins:
- the LOC112742458 gene encoding uncharacterized protein translates to MGATPFHRSILEVQLPKHFDKPTDMRYDGTQDSQEHLMAFEARMNLEGVGDKVRCRAFPITLAGPAIRWFNSLPQGSVARFSDISHAFLAQFTTKIAKAKHPINLLRVTQRSGEPTKKYIDRFNDECLEIDGLTDSVASLCLTNGLLNEDFRKHLTTKPVWTMQEIQSVAREYINDEEVSQVVAANKRQPSYNQPRQHGGGDRQKGHARDGGPEVFQQIAEKGILSKPRPLKDRTGGNKSLYCDYHKGYGHKTQDYFDLKDALEQAIQDGKLAEFSHLIREPRRRDRDREGEDKTRAVKRRHDQDDNEQGLTIVNVVTARDAPPRSKSAHKKDAKVLAVSSSSAQSPKRSRSPPISFGPED, encoded by the exons ATGGGCGCAACCCCATTCCATCGTTCCATCCTCGAGGTCCAGCTGCCAAAGCATtttgacaagccaacggacatgaggtacgacggaACACAAGACTCACAGGAACATCTTATggccttcgaggccagaatgaacctggAAGGAGTGGGTGACAAGGTAAGGTGTCGCGCTTTTCCGATCACTCTCGCGGGACCTGCAATACGGTGGTTTAATAGCCTCCCGCAGGGCTCGGTGGCCAGGTTTTCGGATATTAGCCATGCCTTCCTAGCCCAATTTACTACCAAAATCGCAAAGGCAAAGCACCCGATCAATCTGCTCAGGGTGACACAAAGGTCCGGCGAGCCGACCAAAAAATATATTGAccggttcaacgacgaatgcttggaGATCGACGGGCTAACCGATTCAGTAGCTAGTCTGTGTCTGACGAACGGACTTCTAAATGAGGACTTCAGAAAGCATCTCACCACGAAGCCGGTGTGGACGATGCAGGAGATCCAAAGCGTAGCCAGGGAATATATCAATGATGAAGAAGTTAGTCAAGTCGTGGCTGCCAACAAGCGGCAGCCCTCCTACAATCAACCTAGGCAACACGGCGGCGGAGATAGACAAAAGGGACACGCCAGAGACGGCGGTCCGG AAGTTTTTCAGCAGATAGCCGAGAAGGGAATTTTGTCGAAGCCCCGACCTCTGAAGGACCGAACCGGGGGGAACAAGAGCCTCTATTGTGATTATCATAAGGGCTATGGACATAAGACACAGGACTATTTCGACCTCAAGGATGCGTTAGAACAAGCGATCCAGGACGGAAAACTGGCCGAATTCTCCCATCTCATCAGGGAGCCGAGAAGACGAGATCGCGACCGCGAGGGAGAGGACAAGACCCGCGCAGTAAAGCGACGTCATGACCAGGACGACAACGAACAAGGCCTCACCATAGTGAACGTGGTAACAGCAAGAGACGCGCCTCCAAGGTCAAAGTCGGCACACAAGAAAGATGCCAAAGTTCTGGCGGTTTCCTCATCTTCCGCGCAAAGCCCCAAGAGGTCGAGGTCACCACCCATCTCATTCGGTCCAGAGGACTAG
- the LOC112741870 gene encoding pumilio homolog 6, chloroplastic, with protein sequence MATESPIRISEAGGKWPSLKEGSTFGSPARNMATEDLGILVQGHRFHGSGRDMAPNRSGSAPPSMEGSFLAIENLLSQQNTTQNASLATLSRAMQKYDSEEQLRADPAYLAYYNSNVNLNPRLPPPLISRENRHHISNFRNNWGFSSADDSSKISFHLPQGTLATHREESEDDSPQQPYDNELVKTDGLWSRPDASASLPSQCKNIVDSIQEDFPHTMLPVYSNSHSVSRCGLADEPIDLDAVSSSSRDPPVPSVEVGKPIVGADDMRMSSSAGTNAPLASSSSLESTGSMGISDLDVSIVESQLKALSVSNLSNSESPSYEEKWKTDYQNNLMQQQMFQQQNNPCEVPNANSQNVNSAYIVREQFPHNASKFSSDVQPLLQSSGFTPPLYATAAAAYMTSPNPFYTNLQASGMYTPQYVGGYTINPSVVPSYIPAYPPHGAVPYIVDGATSSSYTPMTPGLSAGGSISHGAEMTHANKFPGQYGFTMQPSFTDPMYMQYHQQPFVEGYGVSGHFDPMAPRASGVSQISPFDSQKRPTSGAYLEDKNLHHQRSGANMNLRRGGLTIPIPNYFGPPTNMGYVMQYPSSPLPCPVLPGYPEGSPSLPGVRNEMKLSPASGRNGGVLSGWQGHRSFDSAHDPKIVNFLEELKSGKGRRFELSDIIGHIVEFSADQHGSRFIQQKLESCSVEEKALVFKEVLPHASKLMTDVFGNYVIQKFFEYGSPEQRRELASRLGGQILPLSLQMYGCRVIQKALEVIELEQKAQLVRELDGHVMRCVRDQNGNHVIQKCIESIPTKKIAFIISAFRGQVAILSMHPYGCRVIQRVLEHCTDEIQCQFIVDEILESVYALAQDQYGNYVTQHVLERGKAQERSQIISKLSGHIVQLSQHKFASNVIEKCLEYGDATERELLISEIIGHEERNDNLLIMMKDQFANYVIQKVIDICSENQRVILLSHIRVHAHALKKYTYGKHIVARLEQQFGEDQTSRSG encoded by the exons ATGGCAACCGAAAGTCCAATTAGAATTTCAGAAGCTGGGGGTAAGTGGCCCTCTCTTAAGGAGGGTTCTACTTTTGGTTCACCAGCTCGTAACATGGCAACAGAAGATTTAGGTATACTTGTACAGGGGCATAGATTCCATGGTAGTGGAAGGGATATGGCACCCAATCGCAGTGGAAGTGCTCCTCCCAGTATGGAAGGCTCATTTCTTGCTATAGAAAACTTGTTATCCCAACAGAACACCACTCAGAATGCAAGCTTGGCAACTTTGAGCAGAGCTATGCAAAAATATGACTCTGAGGAACAATTACGAGCCGATCCAGCTTATTTGGCATATTACAATTCCAATGTCAACCTAAACCCTAGGCTTCCTCCTCCTCTTATCTCTCGGGAAAATCGCCATCATATTAGCAATTTTAGGAATAATTGGGGATTTTCTTCTGCAGATGATAGCAgtaaaatttcttttcatttacCACAAGGAACTCTTGCAACGCATAGGGAGGAGTCTGAGGATGATTCACCGCAGCAGCCATATGATAATGAGCTAGTTAAGACAGATGGTCTATGGAGTAGACCAGATGCATCAGCATCATTACCGTCACAGTGCAAAAATATAGTTGACTCAATTCAG GAAGATTTCCCCCATACCATGTTACCTGTATATAGTAATTCTCATTCTGTCAGTCGTTGTGGACTGGCGGATGAACCAATTGACTTGGATGCTGTCTCCAGTTCTTCTCGTGATCCTCCTGTCCCTTCAGTCGAGGTTGGTAAACCCATTGTAGGTGCGGACGATATGAGGATGTCATCAAGTGCTGGTACCAACGCTCCTCTTGCAAGCTCATCATCTCTTGAATCCACTGGTAGCATGGGTATTAGTGACTTAGATGTTTCAATTGTGGAGTCTCAATTGAAGGCTTTAAGTGTATCTAATCTATCAAATTCAGAAAGCCCGAGTTatgaagaaaaatggaagacTGATTACCAGAATAATTTAATGCAACAACAGATGTTCCAGCAACAAAACAATCCATGTGAAGTTCCCAATGCCAACTCTCAGAATGTGAATTCAGCCTACATTGTTAGAGAGCAGTTTCCTCATAATGCTAGCAAGTTCTCCTCTGATGTCCAGCCACTACTGCAGTCATCTGGGTTTACACCTCCACTATATGCCACAGCAGCAGCAGCTTACATGACTTCACCAAATCCGTTCTACACTAATTTGCAGGCCTCAGGCATGTATACTCCACAATATGTTGGTGGATACACTATAAATCCCTCAGTTGTTCCTTCATATATTCCTGCATACCCTCCTCATGGTGCTGTACCATATATTGTTGATGGGGCTACTAGTTCCAGTTATACCCCAATGACACCAGGGCTTTCTGCTGGAGGAAGCATTTCACATGGAGCTGAAATGACACATGCAAACAAGTTCCCTGGGCAATACGGATTTACTATGCAGCCTTCTTTCACTGATCCTATGTACATGCAATATCACCAGCAGCCTTTTGTCGAGGGATATGGTGTTTCTGGTCATTTTGATCCAATGGCACCGAGGGCAAGTGGTGTTAGCCAGATTAGTCCTTTTGATTCACAAAAGAGGCCCACAAGTGGTGCTTATTTGGAAGATAAGAATTTACATCATCAGAGAAGTGGTGCAAATATGAACCTAAGAAGAGGAGGATTGACAATCCCCATCCCTAATTATTTTGGTCCGCCAACAAACATGGGTTATGTAATGCAGTATCCAAGTTCACCGCTTCCTTGTCCTGTTTTGCCTGGATACCCAGAAGGAAGTCCTAGCCTTCCAGGAGTAAGGAATGAGATGAAGCTTTCCCCAGCTTCTGGTAGAAATGGAGGCGTATTATCTGGATGGCAAGGACATAGATCCTTTGACAGTGCCCATGACCCGAAAATTGTTAATTTTCTTGAAGAGTTAAAATCTGGCAAAGGTCGCAGATTTGAGCTATCTGATATTATTGGACACATTGTTGAATTTAG TGCTGATCAGCATGGGAGTCGATTTATACAGCAGAAGTTGGAAAGTTGCAGTGTTGAAGAGAAGGCATTGGTATTCAAAGAAGTTCTTCCACATGCTTCGAAGTTAATGACTGATGTATTTGGTAACTATGTAATACAGAAG TTTTTTGAGTATGGAAGCCCTGAACAGAGGAGGGAACTTGCTAGTCGACTAGGTGGTCAGATATTGCCTTTAAGTCTGCAGATGTATGGCTGCCGTGTAATCCAAAAG GCACTTGAGGTCATTGAACTTGAACAAAAAGCCCAGCTTGTTCGTGAGCTAGATGGACATGTTATGAGATGTGTACGTGATCAAAATGGGAATCATGTTATACAGAAATGCATTGAATCTATTCCAACCAAGAAAATTGCATTTATAATTTCTGCATTCCGTGGTCAAGTTGCTATTCTGTCAATGCACCCTTATGGTTGCCGAGTCATACAG AGAGTTCTAGAGCATTGTACGGATGAGATTCAGTGTCAGTTTATTGTGGATGAAATCTTAGAGTCTGTTTATGCACTTGCTCAAGATCAGTATGGTAATTATGTGACCCAG CATGTATTGGAGAGAGGAAAGGCTCAGGAAAGGAGCCAAATCATTAGCAAGCTATCAGGACATATTGTTCAATTAAGCCAGCATAAGTTCGCTTCAAATGTCATAGAGAAATGTTTAGAGTATGGAGATGCCACTGAACGGGAGTTGTTAATTTCCGAGATTATTGGACATGAAGAACGAAATGACAATTTATTG ATCATGATGAAAGACCAATTCGCAAATTATGTGATCCAGAAGGTTATTGATATCTGTTCTGAAAATCAGCGAGTAATCTTGCTTTCTCACATCAGAGTTCATGCTCATGCTTTGAAGAAATACACTTACGGAAAACACATTGTGGCTCGGTTGGAACAGCAATTTGGAG AGGATCAAACATCCAGATCAGGATGA